In the Drosophila takahashii strain IR98-3 E-12201 chromosome 3R, DtakHiC1v2, whole genome shotgun sequence genome, one interval contains:
- the Axn gene encoding axin isoform X1, with the protein MSGHPSGLRKHDDNECSGPRPPVPGEESRVKKMTEGVAETSKNSPPSYLNWARTLNHLLEDRDGVELFKKYVEEEAPAYNDHLNFYFACEGLKQQTDPEKIKQIIGAIYRFLRKSQLSISDDLRAQIKAIKTNPELPLSPHIFDPMQRHVEVTIRDNIYPTFLCSEMYILYIQQMSAQQERFSSSGATGSGGSAGSSGSGGSSLVGACALPPTSATTKQQQQQQLHQQHLQQLVPPGAFINLPVSSVSGPPAGTCSASGSVYGPSTSASSSGSISATDTLPRSSTLPTLHEDSVLSLCDDFEKVQMQEAGGGSLGSGSVGANARAPDYPIRLTRDLLIATQKRRLEIRPPGAHGYVYNPSTTNTSYVPNSRVDSERGSVSSGGRTDSDTMSISSCSMDGRPYIQRRHSSTESKAIRQSAMANKETNTFQVIPRTQRLHSNEHRPLKEDELVALLIPKLEEVKRKRDLEERARERNPGAALLTNERSSASDRAFAEAIREKFALDEDNDQDILDQHVSRVWKDQTPHRSPGTMSPCPPIPSRRRTATHDSGMVSDGAMSLSGHSMKHSKSMPDHSSCSRKLTNKWPSMNTDSGISMFSADTVTKYKDASSRSGSSTASKLEEAKRRLEDEPRRSRRYAQPLATFSSSSSGGSISLPHQHQHHVQLQSTAAPPPLPAKPPETIVVFSFCEEPVPYRIKIPGTQPTLRQFKDYLPRRGHFRFFFKTHCEDPDSPVIQEEIVNDSDILPLFGDKAMGLVKPSD; encoded by the exons ATGAGTGGCCATCCATCGGGACTCCGGAAACATGATGATAATGAGTGTAGTGGGCCACGACCACCAGTACCCGGAGAAGAGAGCCGTGTTAAAAAG ATGACCGAAGGGGTAGCAGAGACCTCGAAGAATTCGCCGCCATCCTACCTGAACTGGGCCCGGACGCTGAACCACCTGCTGGAGGACCGCGATGGGGTCGAGTTGTTCAAGAAGTACGTCGAGGAGGAGGCGCCCGCCTATAATGACCACCTCAACTTCTATTTCGCCTGCGAGGGCCTCAAGCAGCAGACGGATCCGGAGAAGATCAAGCAGATAATTGGAGCCATCTACAG ATTCCTGCGCAAGAGTCAACTGTCCATCTCCGATGACCTGCGCGCCCAGATCAAGGCCATCAAGACGAATCCCGAGCTGCCGCTCAGCCCGCACATCTTCGATCCCATGCAGCGCCATGTGGAGGTCACCATCCGCGACAACATCTACCCCACGTTTCTCTGCTCCGAGATGTACATCCTGTACATCCAGCAGATGTCCGCCCAGCAGGAGCGTTTCAGCAGCAGTGGGGCCACGGGATCGGGAGGCAGTGCCGGCAGCAGTGGCAGCGGTGGCAGCAGTCTCGTGGGCGCCTGTGCCCTTCCCCCAACCTCCGCCACcacgaagcagcagcagcagcagcagctgcatcaGCAGCACCTCCAGCAGCTGGTGCCGCCCGGTGCCTTCATCAATCTGCCGGTGAGCAGCGTGAGCGGGCCGCCAGCTGGCACATGCAGTGCCAGCGGCAGTGTGTACGGTCCCTCCACCTCGGCCAGCTCCAGTGGCTCCATCAGTGCCACCGACACACTGCCACGCAGCTCCACGCTGCCCACGCTGCACGAGGACTCGGTGCTGTCGCTCTGCGATGACTTCGAGAAGGTGCAGATGCAGGAGGCCGGCGGCGGATCCCTGGGTTCCGGATCCGTGGGCGCGAATGCGCGGGCGCCCGACTACCCGATCCGACTGACGCGGGACCTACTGATAGCAACGCAGAAAAGAAGACTGGAAATCCGACCTCCCGG TGCCCACGGTTATGTGTACAATCCCAGCACTACCAACACCTCCTATGTGCCGAATTCGCGGGTTGATTCGGAAAGGGGCAGCGTTAGCTCCGGCGGACGCACCGACTCCGACACCATGTCGATCTCCAGCTGTTCCAT GGACGGTCGCCCGTACATACAACGCAGACACAGCTCCACGGAAAGCAAGGCGATTCGCCAGAGCGCGATGGCGAACAAGGAGACCAACACGTTTCAG GTGATACCTCGCACACAACGACTACATTCGAACGAGCACCGACCGCTGAAGGAGGACGAACTGGTGGCCCTGCTGATACCCAAGTTGGAGGAAGTGAAGCGGAAGCGAGACCTGGAAGAAAGAGCGCGCGAG CGAAATCCCGGCGCTGCTCTGCTAACCAACGAAAGATCCAGTGCCAGCGATCGAGCCTTCGCCGAGGCGATACGGGAGAAGTTCGCACTGGACGAGGACAACGACCAAGACATTCTGGACCAGCACGTGTCGCGGGTGTGGAAGGACCAAACGCCGCACCGCTCGCCGGGAACGATGTCGCCCTGCCCGCCCATCCCGTCGCGCCGCCGCACAGCCACCCACGATTCGGGAATGGTCAGCGATGGCGCCATGAGTCTGA GCGGGCACTCGATGAAGCACTCAAAGTCCATGCCGGATCACAGTTCCTGCTCGAGGAAGTTGACAAACAAATGGCCTTCCATGAACACAGACAGTGGCATTAGCATGTTCTCGGCCGACACTGTTACCAAGTACAAAGATGCGAG CTCTCGATCTGGCTCTAGCACGGCCTCGAAACTGGAGGAGGCGAAACGAAGACTGGAAGACGAGCCGCGGCGCTCTCGTCGATATGCCCAACCACTGGCCaccttcagcagcagcagcagtggcgGCAGCATCAGCCTGCCCCACCAGCATCAGCACCACGTGCAGCTGCAGAGCACGGCGGCGCCACCGCCTCTGCCGGCCAAGCCGCCGGAGACGATAGTGGTGTTCTCGTTTTGCGAGGAGCCAGTGCCGTACAGAATAAAAATACCCGGTACTCAGCCAACCCTGCGTCAGTTCAAGGACTATCTGCCCAGAAGAGGTCACTTCAG ATTCTTCTTCAAGACGCATTGCGAGGACCCGGACAGTCCAGTGATTCAGGAAGAGATTGTTAACGACTCCGACATACTGCCCCTATTCGGAGACAAAGCGATGGGTCTTGTCAAGCCATCCGATTAA
- the Axn gene encoding axin isoform X4 — protein MSGHPSGLRKHDDNECSGPRPPVPGEESRVKKMTEGVAETSKNSPPSYLNWARTLNHLLEDRDGVELFKKYVEEEAPAYNDHLNFYFACEGLKQQTDPEKIKQIIGAIYRFLRKSQLSISDDLRAQIKAIKTNPELPLSPHIFDPMQRHVEVTIRDNIYPTFLCSEMYILYIQQMSAQQERFSSSGATGSGGSAGSSGSGGSSLVGACALPPTSATTKQQQQQQLHQQHLQQLVPPGAFINLPVSSVSGPPAGTCSASGSVYGPSTSASSSGSISATDTLPRSSTLPTLHEDSVLSLCDDFEKVQMQEAGGGSLGSGSVGANARAPDYPIRLTRDLLIATQKRRLEIRPPGDGRPYIQRRHSSTESKAIRQSAMANKETNTFQVIPRTQRLHSNEHRPLKEDELVALLIPKLEEVKRKRDLEERARERNPGAALLTNERSSASDRAFAEAIREKFALDEDNDQDILDQHVSRVWKDQTPHRSPGTMSPCPPIPSRRRTATHDSGMVSDGAMSLSGHSMKHSKSMPDHSSCSRKLTNKWPSMNTDSGISMFSADTVTKYKDASTASKLEEAKRRLEDEPRRSRRYAQPLATFSSSSSGGSISLPHQHQHHVQLQSTAAPPPLPAKPPETIVVFSFCEEPVPYRIKIPGTQPTLRQFKDYLPRRGHFRFFFKTHCEDPDSPVIQEEIVNDSDILPLFGDKAMGLVKPSD, from the exons ATGAGTGGCCATCCATCGGGACTCCGGAAACATGATGATAATGAGTGTAGTGGGCCACGACCACCAGTACCCGGAGAAGAGAGCCGTGTTAAAAAG ATGACCGAAGGGGTAGCAGAGACCTCGAAGAATTCGCCGCCATCCTACCTGAACTGGGCCCGGACGCTGAACCACCTGCTGGAGGACCGCGATGGGGTCGAGTTGTTCAAGAAGTACGTCGAGGAGGAGGCGCCCGCCTATAATGACCACCTCAACTTCTATTTCGCCTGCGAGGGCCTCAAGCAGCAGACGGATCCGGAGAAGATCAAGCAGATAATTGGAGCCATCTACAG ATTCCTGCGCAAGAGTCAACTGTCCATCTCCGATGACCTGCGCGCCCAGATCAAGGCCATCAAGACGAATCCCGAGCTGCCGCTCAGCCCGCACATCTTCGATCCCATGCAGCGCCATGTGGAGGTCACCATCCGCGACAACATCTACCCCACGTTTCTCTGCTCCGAGATGTACATCCTGTACATCCAGCAGATGTCCGCCCAGCAGGAGCGTTTCAGCAGCAGTGGGGCCACGGGATCGGGAGGCAGTGCCGGCAGCAGTGGCAGCGGTGGCAGCAGTCTCGTGGGCGCCTGTGCCCTTCCCCCAACCTCCGCCACcacgaagcagcagcagcagcagcagctgcatcaGCAGCACCTCCAGCAGCTGGTGCCGCCCGGTGCCTTCATCAATCTGCCGGTGAGCAGCGTGAGCGGGCCGCCAGCTGGCACATGCAGTGCCAGCGGCAGTGTGTACGGTCCCTCCACCTCGGCCAGCTCCAGTGGCTCCATCAGTGCCACCGACACACTGCCACGCAGCTCCACGCTGCCCACGCTGCACGAGGACTCGGTGCTGTCGCTCTGCGATGACTTCGAGAAGGTGCAGATGCAGGAGGCCGGCGGCGGATCCCTGGGTTCCGGATCCGTGGGCGCGAATGCGCGGGCGCCCGACTACCCGATCCGACTGACGCGGGACCTACTGATAGCAACGCAGAAAAGAAGACTGGAAATCCGACCTCCCGG GGACGGTCGCCCGTACATACAACGCAGACACAGCTCCACGGAAAGCAAGGCGATTCGCCAGAGCGCGATGGCGAACAAGGAGACCAACACGTTTCAG GTGATACCTCGCACACAACGACTACATTCGAACGAGCACCGACCGCTGAAGGAGGACGAACTGGTGGCCCTGCTGATACCCAAGTTGGAGGAAGTGAAGCGGAAGCGAGACCTGGAAGAAAGAGCGCGCGAG CGAAATCCCGGCGCTGCTCTGCTAACCAACGAAAGATCCAGTGCCAGCGATCGAGCCTTCGCCGAGGCGATACGGGAGAAGTTCGCACTGGACGAGGACAACGACCAAGACATTCTGGACCAGCACGTGTCGCGGGTGTGGAAGGACCAAACGCCGCACCGCTCGCCGGGAACGATGTCGCCCTGCCCGCCCATCCCGTCGCGCCGCCGCACAGCCACCCACGATTCGGGAATGGTCAGCGATGGCGCCATGAGTCTGA GCGGGCACTCGATGAAGCACTCAAAGTCCATGCCGGATCACAGTTCCTGCTCGAGGAAGTTGACAAACAAATGGCCTTCCATGAACACAGACAGTGGCATTAGCATGTTCTCGGCCGACACTGTTACCAAGTACAAAGATGCGAG CACGGCCTCGAAACTGGAGGAGGCGAAACGAAGACTGGAAGACGAGCCGCGGCGCTCTCGTCGATATGCCCAACCACTGGCCaccttcagcagcagcagcagtggcgGCAGCATCAGCCTGCCCCACCAGCATCAGCACCACGTGCAGCTGCAGAGCACGGCGGCGCCACCGCCTCTGCCGGCCAAGCCGCCGGAGACGATAGTGGTGTTCTCGTTTTGCGAGGAGCCAGTGCCGTACAGAATAAAAATACCCGGTACTCAGCCAACCCTGCGTCAGTTCAAGGACTATCTGCCCAGAAGAGGTCACTTCAG ATTCTTCTTCAAGACGCATTGCGAGGACCCGGACAGTCCAGTGATTCAGGAAGAGATTGTTAACGACTCCGACATACTGCCCCTATTCGGAGACAAAGCGATGGGTCTTGTCAAGCCATCCGATTAA
- the Axn gene encoding axin isoform X3: protein MSGHPSGLRKHDDNECSGPRPPVPGEESRVKKMTEGVAETSKNSPPSYLNWARTLNHLLEDRDGVELFKKYVEEEAPAYNDHLNFYFACEGLKQQTDPEKIKQIIGAIYRFLRKSQLSISDDLRAQIKAIKTNPELPLSPHIFDPMQRHVEVTIRDNIYPTFLCSEMYILYIQQMSAQQERFSSSGATGSGGSAGSSGSGGSSLVGACALPPTSATTKQQQQQQLHQQHLQQLVPPGAFINLPVSSVSGPPAGTCSASGSVYGPSTSASSSGSISATDTLPRSSTLPTLHEDSVLSLCDDFEKVQMQEAGGGSLGSGSVGANARAPDYPIRLTRDLLIATQKRRLEIRPPGDGRPYIQRRHSSTESKAIRQSAMANKETNTFQVIPRTQRLHSNEHRPLKEDELVALLIPKLEEVKRKRDLEERARERNPGAALLTNERSSASDRAFAEAIREKFALDEDNDQDILDQHVSRVWKDQTPHRSPGTMSPCPPIPSRRRTATHDSGMVSDGAMSLSGHSMKHSKSMPDHSSCSRKLTNKWPSMNTDSGISMFSADTVTKYKDASSRSGSSTASKLEEAKRRLEDEPRRSRRYAQPLATFSSSSSGGSISLPHQHQHHVQLQSTAAPPPLPAKPPETIVVFSFCEEPVPYRIKIPGTQPTLRQFKDYLPRRGHFRFFFKTHCEDPDSPVIQEEIVNDSDILPLFGDKAMGLVKPSD, encoded by the exons ATGAGTGGCCATCCATCGGGACTCCGGAAACATGATGATAATGAGTGTAGTGGGCCACGACCACCAGTACCCGGAGAAGAGAGCCGTGTTAAAAAG ATGACCGAAGGGGTAGCAGAGACCTCGAAGAATTCGCCGCCATCCTACCTGAACTGGGCCCGGACGCTGAACCACCTGCTGGAGGACCGCGATGGGGTCGAGTTGTTCAAGAAGTACGTCGAGGAGGAGGCGCCCGCCTATAATGACCACCTCAACTTCTATTTCGCCTGCGAGGGCCTCAAGCAGCAGACGGATCCGGAGAAGATCAAGCAGATAATTGGAGCCATCTACAG ATTCCTGCGCAAGAGTCAACTGTCCATCTCCGATGACCTGCGCGCCCAGATCAAGGCCATCAAGACGAATCCCGAGCTGCCGCTCAGCCCGCACATCTTCGATCCCATGCAGCGCCATGTGGAGGTCACCATCCGCGACAACATCTACCCCACGTTTCTCTGCTCCGAGATGTACATCCTGTACATCCAGCAGATGTCCGCCCAGCAGGAGCGTTTCAGCAGCAGTGGGGCCACGGGATCGGGAGGCAGTGCCGGCAGCAGTGGCAGCGGTGGCAGCAGTCTCGTGGGCGCCTGTGCCCTTCCCCCAACCTCCGCCACcacgaagcagcagcagcagcagcagctgcatcaGCAGCACCTCCAGCAGCTGGTGCCGCCCGGTGCCTTCATCAATCTGCCGGTGAGCAGCGTGAGCGGGCCGCCAGCTGGCACATGCAGTGCCAGCGGCAGTGTGTACGGTCCCTCCACCTCGGCCAGCTCCAGTGGCTCCATCAGTGCCACCGACACACTGCCACGCAGCTCCACGCTGCCCACGCTGCACGAGGACTCGGTGCTGTCGCTCTGCGATGACTTCGAGAAGGTGCAGATGCAGGAGGCCGGCGGCGGATCCCTGGGTTCCGGATCCGTGGGCGCGAATGCGCGGGCGCCCGACTACCCGATCCGACTGACGCGGGACCTACTGATAGCAACGCAGAAAAGAAGACTGGAAATCCGACCTCCCGG GGACGGTCGCCCGTACATACAACGCAGACACAGCTCCACGGAAAGCAAGGCGATTCGCCAGAGCGCGATGGCGAACAAGGAGACCAACACGTTTCAG GTGATACCTCGCACACAACGACTACATTCGAACGAGCACCGACCGCTGAAGGAGGACGAACTGGTGGCCCTGCTGATACCCAAGTTGGAGGAAGTGAAGCGGAAGCGAGACCTGGAAGAAAGAGCGCGCGAG CGAAATCCCGGCGCTGCTCTGCTAACCAACGAAAGATCCAGTGCCAGCGATCGAGCCTTCGCCGAGGCGATACGGGAGAAGTTCGCACTGGACGAGGACAACGACCAAGACATTCTGGACCAGCACGTGTCGCGGGTGTGGAAGGACCAAACGCCGCACCGCTCGCCGGGAACGATGTCGCCCTGCCCGCCCATCCCGTCGCGCCGCCGCACAGCCACCCACGATTCGGGAATGGTCAGCGATGGCGCCATGAGTCTGA GCGGGCACTCGATGAAGCACTCAAAGTCCATGCCGGATCACAGTTCCTGCTCGAGGAAGTTGACAAACAAATGGCCTTCCATGAACACAGACAGTGGCATTAGCATGTTCTCGGCCGACACTGTTACCAAGTACAAAGATGCGAG CTCTCGATCTGGCTCTAGCACGGCCTCGAAACTGGAGGAGGCGAAACGAAGACTGGAAGACGAGCCGCGGCGCTCTCGTCGATATGCCCAACCACTGGCCaccttcagcagcagcagcagtggcgGCAGCATCAGCCTGCCCCACCAGCATCAGCACCACGTGCAGCTGCAGAGCACGGCGGCGCCACCGCCTCTGCCGGCCAAGCCGCCGGAGACGATAGTGGTGTTCTCGTTTTGCGAGGAGCCAGTGCCGTACAGAATAAAAATACCCGGTACTCAGCCAACCCTGCGTCAGTTCAAGGACTATCTGCCCAGAAGAGGTCACTTCAG ATTCTTCTTCAAGACGCATTGCGAGGACCCGGACAGTCCAGTGATTCAGGAAGAGATTGTTAACGACTCCGACATACTGCCCCTATTCGGAGACAAAGCGATGGGTCTTGTCAAGCCATCCGATTAA
- the Axn gene encoding axin isoform X2, with translation MSGHPSGLRKHDDNECSGPRPPVPGEESRVKKMTEGVAETSKNSPPSYLNWARTLNHLLEDRDGVELFKKYVEEEAPAYNDHLNFYFACEGLKQQTDPEKIKQIIGAIYRFLRKSQLSISDDLRAQIKAIKTNPELPLSPHIFDPMQRHVEVTIRDNIYPTFLCSEMYILYIQQMSAQQERFSSSGATGSGGSAGSSGSGGSSLVGACALPPTSATTKQQQQQQLHQQHLQQLVPPGAFINLPVSSVSGPPAGTCSASGSVYGPSTSASSSGSISATDTLPRSSTLPTLHEDSVLSLCDDFEKVQMQEAGGGSLGSGSVGANARAPDYPIRLTRDLLIATQKRRLEIRPPGAHGYVYNPSTTNTSYVPNSRVDSERGSVSSGGRTDSDTMSISSCSMDGRPYIQRRHSSTESKAIRQSAMANKETNTFQVIPRTQRLHSNEHRPLKEDELVALLIPKLEEVKRKRDLEERARERNPGAALLTNERSSASDRAFAEAIREKFALDEDNDQDILDQHVSRVWKDQTPHRSPGTMSPCPPIPSRRRTATHDSGMVSDGAMSLSGHSMKHSKSMPDHSSCSRKLTNKWPSMNTDSGISMFSADTVTKYKDASTASKLEEAKRRLEDEPRRSRRYAQPLATFSSSSSGGSISLPHQHQHHVQLQSTAAPPPLPAKPPETIVVFSFCEEPVPYRIKIPGTQPTLRQFKDYLPRRGHFRFFFKTHCEDPDSPVIQEEIVNDSDILPLFGDKAMGLVKPSD, from the exons ATGAGTGGCCATCCATCGGGACTCCGGAAACATGATGATAATGAGTGTAGTGGGCCACGACCACCAGTACCCGGAGAAGAGAGCCGTGTTAAAAAG ATGACCGAAGGGGTAGCAGAGACCTCGAAGAATTCGCCGCCATCCTACCTGAACTGGGCCCGGACGCTGAACCACCTGCTGGAGGACCGCGATGGGGTCGAGTTGTTCAAGAAGTACGTCGAGGAGGAGGCGCCCGCCTATAATGACCACCTCAACTTCTATTTCGCCTGCGAGGGCCTCAAGCAGCAGACGGATCCGGAGAAGATCAAGCAGATAATTGGAGCCATCTACAG ATTCCTGCGCAAGAGTCAACTGTCCATCTCCGATGACCTGCGCGCCCAGATCAAGGCCATCAAGACGAATCCCGAGCTGCCGCTCAGCCCGCACATCTTCGATCCCATGCAGCGCCATGTGGAGGTCACCATCCGCGACAACATCTACCCCACGTTTCTCTGCTCCGAGATGTACATCCTGTACATCCAGCAGATGTCCGCCCAGCAGGAGCGTTTCAGCAGCAGTGGGGCCACGGGATCGGGAGGCAGTGCCGGCAGCAGTGGCAGCGGTGGCAGCAGTCTCGTGGGCGCCTGTGCCCTTCCCCCAACCTCCGCCACcacgaagcagcagcagcagcagcagctgcatcaGCAGCACCTCCAGCAGCTGGTGCCGCCCGGTGCCTTCATCAATCTGCCGGTGAGCAGCGTGAGCGGGCCGCCAGCTGGCACATGCAGTGCCAGCGGCAGTGTGTACGGTCCCTCCACCTCGGCCAGCTCCAGTGGCTCCATCAGTGCCACCGACACACTGCCACGCAGCTCCACGCTGCCCACGCTGCACGAGGACTCGGTGCTGTCGCTCTGCGATGACTTCGAGAAGGTGCAGATGCAGGAGGCCGGCGGCGGATCCCTGGGTTCCGGATCCGTGGGCGCGAATGCGCGGGCGCCCGACTACCCGATCCGACTGACGCGGGACCTACTGATAGCAACGCAGAAAAGAAGACTGGAAATCCGACCTCCCGG TGCCCACGGTTATGTGTACAATCCCAGCACTACCAACACCTCCTATGTGCCGAATTCGCGGGTTGATTCGGAAAGGGGCAGCGTTAGCTCCGGCGGACGCACCGACTCCGACACCATGTCGATCTCCAGCTGTTCCAT GGACGGTCGCCCGTACATACAACGCAGACACAGCTCCACGGAAAGCAAGGCGATTCGCCAGAGCGCGATGGCGAACAAGGAGACCAACACGTTTCAG GTGATACCTCGCACACAACGACTACATTCGAACGAGCACCGACCGCTGAAGGAGGACGAACTGGTGGCCCTGCTGATACCCAAGTTGGAGGAAGTGAAGCGGAAGCGAGACCTGGAAGAAAGAGCGCGCGAG CGAAATCCCGGCGCTGCTCTGCTAACCAACGAAAGATCCAGTGCCAGCGATCGAGCCTTCGCCGAGGCGATACGGGAGAAGTTCGCACTGGACGAGGACAACGACCAAGACATTCTGGACCAGCACGTGTCGCGGGTGTGGAAGGACCAAACGCCGCACCGCTCGCCGGGAACGATGTCGCCCTGCCCGCCCATCCCGTCGCGCCGCCGCACAGCCACCCACGATTCGGGAATGGTCAGCGATGGCGCCATGAGTCTGA GCGGGCACTCGATGAAGCACTCAAAGTCCATGCCGGATCACAGTTCCTGCTCGAGGAAGTTGACAAACAAATGGCCTTCCATGAACACAGACAGTGGCATTAGCATGTTCTCGGCCGACACTGTTACCAAGTACAAAGATGCGAG CACGGCCTCGAAACTGGAGGAGGCGAAACGAAGACTGGAAGACGAGCCGCGGCGCTCTCGTCGATATGCCCAACCACTGGCCaccttcagcagcagcagcagtggcgGCAGCATCAGCCTGCCCCACCAGCATCAGCACCACGTGCAGCTGCAGAGCACGGCGGCGCCACCGCCTCTGCCGGCCAAGCCGCCGGAGACGATAGTGGTGTTCTCGTTTTGCGAGGAGCCAGTGCCGTACAGAATAAAAATACCCGGTACTCAGCCAACCCTGCGTCAGTTCAAGGACTATCTGCCCAGAAGAGGTCACTTCAG ATTCTTCTTCAAGACGCATTGCGAGGACCCGGACAGTCCAGTGATTCAGGAAGAGATTGTTAACGACTCCGACATACTGCCCCTATTCGGAGACAAAGCGATGGGTCTTGTCAAGCCATCCGATTAA